The following proteins are co-located in the Cutaneotrichosporon cavernicola HIS019 DNA, chromosome: 3 genome:
- a CDS encoding uncharacterized protein (Permease family), translating to MTTPSTAYDEDQKVEAKVDIQDVDDSAEGDLAHTPRTKRPLGVRLKEFGASLKSKEAWFADYDYGALFIPNIPGLFKKRELPFYGPNDKLPYLLIIILGLQHALAMVGGLVVPPLLLGGVTGANLPTEVQQYLISASLIWCSVGTVIQIQRTRLFGTRYYIGTGIVSVTGTSFAFANVALKYLQQSYQNGTCQTLPDGTKLPCESEFGAILGTTVATGAFAIALAFVPPRIIRKLFPPLICGLMLTLIGGVLITSGVTNWAGGAGPCRTNHDINCVAGSQAHRWGSAQFLGLGLSCFVVIIICEVFGSAFMKSAAVFLGLIVGLAIAAGTGYFNSKVIKEAPGGTFLFVHRFPLAVRGQLVLPMIAAWCIIIVECIGNITASCDVSGLEIEGERFMSRIQGGILSDSITATIAGLVTVPALTTFAQNAGVIALTRNASRSSGYACAFFLLLMGIIGKFGAIFVAAPPAVIGGFTTFLFGAVTTSGLRVMAYAKWTRRDRFVVSVSAALGFSSLCVPDWFGYIFTYKGDNTGLKGFIQAITLIVQEPYLIAAVLGVFLNVVLPGESEEEEVDNTH from the exons ATGACTACCCCAAGTACCGCTTACGATGAGGACCAaaaggtcgaggccaaggtcgacattcaggacgtcgacgactcTGCTGAAGGTGACCTCGCACACACCCCACGGACCAAGCGCCCTCTTGGTGTGCGGCTCAAAGAGTTTGGCGCGTCATTGAAATCCAAGGAAGCCTGGTTTGCAGACTACGACTACGGAGCACTGTTCATTCCCAACATCCCGGGGCTGTtcaagaagcgcgagctTCCCTTCTACGGGCCAAACGACAAGCTGCCGtacctcctcatcatcattcTCGGTCTTCAACA CGCTCTCGCCATGGTTGGCGGTCTTGTCGTCCCTCCATTGCTGCTTGGTGGTGTCACCGGCGCCAACCTCCCTACCGAAGTCCAGCAGTACTTGATCTCGGCTTCTCTCATTTGGTGCTCGGTCGGAACAGTCATCCAGATTCAGCGCACACGTCTTTTCGGCACTCGTTACTACATCGGCACTGGTATTGTCTCTGTCACCGGCACTTCGTTCGCATTCGCCAACGTCGCCCTCAAGTATCTCCAGCAGTCGTACCAGAACGGGACTTGCCAAACGCTTCCCGATGGCACAAAGCTCCCATGCGAGTCCGAGTTTGGTGCCATTCTCGGCACAACGGTCGCCACCGGTGCATTTGCTATCGCCCTTGCCTTTGTGCCTCCCCGCATTATCCGCAAGCTCTTCCCGCCCCTCATCTGCGGTCTCATGCTTACCCTCATCGGCGGTGTCCTCATCACTTCGGGTGTGACCAACTGGGCTGGTGGCGCTGGCCCTTGCCGCACCAACCACGACATCAACTGCGTTGCTGGTAGCCAGGCTCACAGGTGGGGTTCCGCCCAGTTCCTCGGACTCGGTCTTTCGTGCTttgtcgtcatcatcatctgCGAGGTCTTCGGGTCCGCGTTCATGAAGTCGGCTGCCGTCTTCCTCGGTCTCATTGTTGGTCTCGCCATCGCTGCTGGTACCGGCTACTTCAACAGCAAGGTTATTAAGGAAGCACCTGGCGGCACTTTCCTCTTCGTCCACCGCTTCCCCCTGGCTGTTCGTGGCCAGCTTGTCCTTCCCATGATTGCCGCTTGGTgcatcatcatcgtcgaGTGCATCGGTAACATCACCGCGTCGTGCGATGTCTCGGGTCTCGAGATTGAGGGCGAGCGCTTCATGTCGCGCATCCAGGGCGGTATTCTTTCCGACTCCATCACCGCCACTATCGCTGGTCTCGTGACCGTCCCCGCCCTCACCACCTTTGCGCAGAACGCTGGTGTCATTGCTCTCACTCGCAATGCCTCGCGTTCATCCGGTTACGCTTGCGCCTTCTTCCTACTCCTTATGGGAATCATCGGCAAGTTTGGTGCAATCTTCGTTGCCGCTCCCCCCGCCGTCATTGGTGGTTTCACAACTTTCCTCTTCGGCGCCGTCACCACGTCTGGTCTACGTGTCATGGCCTACGCCAAGTGGACTCGTCGCGACCGTTTCGTCGTTTCCGTCTCGGCTGCCCTGGGCTTCTCGTCCCTTTGCGTTCCCGACTGGTTTGGTTACATCTTCACGTACAAGGGCGACAACACTGGCCTCAAGGGTTTCATCCAGGCCATCACCCTCATCGTCCAGGAGCCGTACCTCATCGCTGCAGTCCTTGGCGTCTTCCTCAACGTTGTCCTCCCAGgggagagcgaggaagaggaggttgaCAACACCCACTAA
- a CDS encoding uncharacterized protein (Amino acid permease) has product MSEDKESTIRVGRAPERSFSLLSCLGLAFTTLNSWCAVAASFPLVLPSGGSVSMVWGLVVSTIGTMAMAISLAEICHAFPTSGGQYDWAYMLAPPALSRPLSFLTAWNVTAGWVALGATAATVGARFILGIVALWNGSAPRAWQVFLITLAFVLHAAVLNIFGARLLPLINRVSGVWSILGIMVIVVTVLACSSGEYQPADEVFARWTNETGWPDGMAFILGLLQSTFGLTAFDSVAFMVDHMPRPAINAPKTMVIAVLLGAVTSWVYLIALLFCIKDLRAVMSSPTGPLLQMYFQATGSKAGSTILMIFNLGAMLFASQGLITVSSRLVLRFARDRGLGALSSPLSTIHPALNVPLFAILAVTTAVLAIAAINLGSSIALNAVLSATVVLLQVSYTVPIALLFMRGGSVLGDTERRWALGRWRRIVNGGALVFLLVTTVTFLFPPKVPVRGGDSMNWVVVVAGVVWLACGITWAVDGRRRFHGPSELADRLAAAKAA; this is encoded by the exons ATGTCTGAGGATAAAGAGAGCACAATACGCGTCGGGCGTGCCCCCGAGAGGAGCTTCTCGCTCCTCAGCTGCCTCGGGCTGGCGTTCACGACGCTGAACTCGTGGTGCG ccgtCGCGGCTTCGTtccccctcgtcctcccgTCTGGCGGGTCTGTGTCCATGGTGTGGGGCCTTGTGGTCTCCACGATTGGAACGATGGCGATGGCCATCAGCCTGGCCGAGATCTGCCACGCTTTCCCAACAAGTGGAGGACAATACGACTGGGCGT ACATGCTTGCACCACCCGCCCTCAGCCGGcccctctccttcttgacgGCCTGGAACGTGACGGCAGGCTGGGTTGCGTTAGGCGCAACGGCGGCCACTGTTGGCGCCCGCTTCATCCTAGGCATCGTCGCGCTGTGGAACGGAAGTGCACCGCGGGCATGGCAGGTGTTCCTTATCACACTCGCGTTTGTGCTGCACGCGGCGGTACTGAACATCTTCGGCGCGCGGCTGCTGCCCCTCATCAACCGAGTGAGCGGAGTGTGGAGTATCCTTGGCATCATGGTTATCGTCGTGACCGTGCTCGCTTGCAGCAGCGGCGAGTACCAACCTGCAGATGAGGTGTTTGCGCGGTGGACAAATGAGACCGGC TGGCCCGACGGAATGGCGTTCATCCTCGGTCTCCTCCAGTCCACTTTTGGACTCACGGCGTTTGACAGCGTCGCATTCATGGTCGACCACATGCCGCGTCCGGCAATCAACGCGCCCAAGACGATGGTCATCGCTGTTCTCCTTGGCGCAGTCACGAGCTGGGTATacctcatcgccctccTATTCTGCATCAAGGACCTGCGTGCAGTCATGTCTTCCCCCACCGGTCCTCTGTTGCAGATGTACTTCCAAGCGACGGGATCGAAAGCTGGA TCGACGATCCTCATGATCTTCAACCTCGGTGCGATGCTCTTCGCTTCGCAAGGCCTCATCACCGTTTCTTCCCGTCTTGTCCTCCGCTTCGCACGTGACCgtggcctcggcgcgctctcCTCACCTCTCTCAACCATCCACCCAGCACTAAATGTCCCCCTATTCGCAATTCTCGCAGTGACGACCGcggtcctcgccatcgcggcGATCAATCTCGGCTCAAGCATCGCACTCAACGCAGTGCTGTCCGCCACGGTCGTACTCCTCCAGGTCTCGTACACTGTACCCATCGCACTGCTGTTTATGCGTGGCGGCAGTGTGCTCGGCGATACCgagcggcggtgggcgcTCGGCCGCTGGCGCCGAATCGTCAATGGCGGCGCTCTCGTattcctcctcgtcacaACTGTCACGTTCTTATTCCCGCCCAAGGTGCCCGTCCGCGGTGGGGACAGCATGAACTGGGTGGTCGTCGTTGCGGGTGTGGTGTGGCTTGCGTGTGGCATCACGTGGGCAGTcgacggccgacgacgctTCCACGGACccagcgagctcgccgatcGACTCGCAGCTGCCAAGGCGGCATAA
- the CTBP1 gene encoding uncharacterized protein (hydroxypyruvate reductase activity) — translation MAGFFATPPTLEGKLLTTVPKSLYAEGTSDWSPGNGPPPPIFLEGITTDTQGNLWVVDIGHGRILRFDLTGERKAATQFDSTGEWKAATQFQGNPNGLAIARDGRIMIADYAEGILAYDPTSGVAPHLARRNLERFKGPNDLIVGRNGDLYFTDQGQTDMADPTGRVYRLSETGKLDMLIGNGPSPNGLVLSPDESILYVAMTRDNSVWRCPLHKDGTTTKVARFFSTNGSTGPDGLTVDVEGNLFICMPPLGAIFVISPLGEPVARIIAPKTDKSAMLTNCIFGSRPTDRKRLYFCDSLAGAVGYIDWHCEGGTPLRSTKE, via the exons ATGGCCGGATTCTTCGCAACTCCTCCAACCTTGGagggcaagctcctcaCTACCGTTCCCAAGAGCCTCTATGCCGAGGGCACGTCGGACTGGTCTCCCG gcaACGgaccccctcccccaaTCTTCCTTGAGGGCATCACGACCGACACGCAGGGCAACCTTTGGGTTGTGGACATCGGGCATGGTCGCATCCTTCGCTTCGACTTGACAGGGGAACGGAAGGCCGCCACGCAATTCGACTCGACAGGGGAATGGAAGGCCGCCACACAGTTCCAGGGCAACCCGAACGGCCTTGCgatcgcgcgcgacggccgCATCATGATCGCAGACTACGCCGAGGGTATCCTCGCATACGACCCGACGTCGGGAGTCGCGCCACACCTGGCGCGCCGAAACTTGGAGCGCTTCAAGGGTCCAAACGACCTGATTGTCGGTAGGAATGGCGACCTCT ACTTTACGGACCAGGGACAGACGGACATGGCAGACCCGACTGGAAGGGTGTATCGCCTATCGGAGACTGGAAAGCTCGACATGCTGATCGGAAATGGACCGAGTCCGAATGGGCTGGTTTTGAGTCCCGATGAGAGT atcCTTTATGTGGCGATGACGCGCGACAACTCGGTCTGGCGCTGCCCCCTTCACAAGGACGGCACGACGACCAAAGTTGCCCGTTTCT TCTCAACAAACGGGAGTACGGGCCCTGACGGTCTGACGGTTGACGTTGAAGGTAACCTCTTCATTTGCATGCCACCTCTTGGCGCCATATTCGTCATCTCACCCCTCGGCGAACCCGTTGCGCGGATCATCGCTCCGAAGACGGACAAGTCCGCCATGCTCACCAACTGTATCTTCGGGAGCCGGCCGACGGACAGGAAGCGCCTGTACTTCTGCGACTCACTGGCTGGCGCGGTCGGGTACATCGACTGGCATTGCGAGGGCGGAACGCCACTGCGCTCGACCAAGGAGTAA
- a CDS encoding uncharacterized protein (Histidine phosphatase superfamily (branch 2)), translated as MLTAIALLTNLLLVASAPVGVTTADVFPPPNTEVDTGLFPDRTVVGFPHVTRTGAEPGAFFTAPADQFPRVQQPFGPVVLPRPKDGKAPKKPKKGQFEPITSWGYLTPRYSLDPCTWGACDASPIVPEQCTLSSVHQLMRHGARYPTAGDAAEVFATRLLNASTMGDFEASGDLAFLNDWTYKLGSDILIPFGRLQCMELGVRSRLAYGQLLNDFTEKGTLPVFRTGSIDRMVETMEAFGQGFFGRDSNKQFSMTIAIESNGINATVYPGGGTCPNSALDVAASKLGMAEFVNRTMAGTAARLQAHVKGFTITPADVQTMLSLCAYETLALGYSTFCPLFTEEDFRNMAYAYDIMFYYGNGFGGQTTAAQGKGWVQEFLARLTHTPIEVYDSSTNSTLDDNPETFPLNQSIYVDASHDSYMMSTMVALNLTALNSFGRLPTDVDRSLDDRPFYSSKIVPFNTNFVAQVMRCDGREGEQIRFILNDAIIPLHETYAGCEGDDDGLCALEHVVAALQTRVAEIDYHKACNGPLINITETSQLRDSNGMPYV; from the exons ATGCTCACAGCAATCGCCTTGCTgaccaacctcctcctcgtcgcctcggcgccggtgGGAGTCACGACAGCGGACGTCTTCCCGCCACCCAATACCGAGGTCGACACGGGCCTCTTTCCTGACCGTACGGTCGTCGGCTTCCCGCACGTGACGCGTACTGGTGCCGAGCCCGGTGCCTTCTTCACCGCACCGGCGGACCAGTTCCCCCGCGTACAACAGCCATTCGGACCTGTCGTACTACCTCGGCCCAAGGATGGAAAGGCTCCCAAG AAGCCCAAGAAAGGCCAGTTCGAGCCCATCACCTCGTGGGGGTACCTCACGCCGCGTTACTCACTGGACCCGTGCACTTGGGGTGCATGCGACGCGTCACCCATTGTACCGGAGCAGTGTACGCTGAGCTCTGTCCACCAA CTCATGCGTCACGGGGCCCGCTACCCGACAGCGGGGGATGCGGCCGAGGTCTTTGCCACCCGGCTCCTGAACGCTTCCACCATGGGCGACTTTGAAGCCAGTGGGGacctcgccttcctcaaTGACTGGACGTACAAGCTCGGCAGTGACATCCTGATCCCTTTTGGACGGCTGCAGTGCATGGAGCTCGGCGTAAGAAGCCGCCTCGCATACGGCCAGCTCCTCAACGACTTCACCGAGAAGGGCACCCTCCCAGTG TTCCGCACCGGTAGCATCGACCGGATGGTAGAGACGATGGAGGCATTTGGACAGGGCTTCTTCGGACGCGATTCCAACAAGCAGTTCAGCATGACGATCGCGATTGAGAGCAATGGCATCAATGCCACCGTAT ATCCTGGTGGGGGAACGTGCCCCAACTCGGCTCTGGACGTCGCCGCTTCCAAGCTCGGTATGGCCGAGTTCGTCAACCGCACGATGGCGGGGACGGCCGCCCGCCTCCAGGCCCATGTGAAGGGATTCACGATCACGCCCGCGGACGTGCAGACGATGCTGAGCCTGTGCGCTTATGAGACGCTCGCGTTGGGGTACAGCACGTTCTGCCCCTTATTCACGGAGGAGGACT TCCGGAACATGGCATACGCCTACGACATCATGTTCTAC TATGGTAATGGGTTCGGTGGCCAGACGACTGCGGCGCAGGGCAAGGGCTGGGTGCAGGAATTCCTCGCGCGGCTCACGCACACCCCCATCGAAGTGTACGACAGCAGCACTAACTCGaccctcgacgacaaccCGGAGACGTTCCCGCTCAACCAGAGCATCTACGTGGACGCATCGCACGACTCGTACATGATGAGCACGATGGTTGCTCTCAACTTGACCGCCCTCAACTCGTTCGGGCGCCTCCCTACCGACGTGGACAGGAGTCTCGACGACCGCCCGTTCTACTCATCCAAGATTGTGCCGTTTAACACCAATTTTGTCGCGCAGGTCATGCGGTGTgatgggagggagggggagcaGATCCGGTTCATCCT caacgACGCGATCATCCCCCTGCACGAGACGTACGCCGGGTGCGaaggcgacgacgatggaCTGTGTGCGCTCGAACACGTTGTCGCTGCGCTGCAGACGCGGGTGGCTGAGATCGACTACCACAAGGCATGCA atgGGCCGCTCATCAACATCACGGAGACGAGCCAGCTGAGGGACAGTAACGGCATGCCGTACGTGTAA